The Schistocerca cancellata isolate TAMUIC-IGC-003103 chromosome 4, iqSchCanc2.1, whole genome shotgun sequence genome contains a region encoding:
- the LOC126184201 gene encoding keratin-associated protein 16-1-like translates to MLCLPAVSSPALAECASSVVACPRRVCQQCRRLPSPSVPAVSSPALAECASSVFACPRRVCQQCRLLPSPSVPAVSSPALAECASSVFACPRRVCQQCLRLPSPSVPAVSSPALAECASSVVACPRRVCQQCLRLPSPSVPAVSSPALAECASSVFACPRRVCQQCRRLPSPSVPAVSSPALAECASSVFACPRRVCQQCRRLPSPSVPAVSSPALAECASSVVACPRRVCQQCRRLPSPSVPAVSSPALAECASSVFACPRRVCQQCLRLPSPSVPAVSSPALAECASSVFACPRRVCQQCLCLPSPSVPAVSSPALAECASSVFACPRRVCQQCLRLPSPSVPAVSSPALAECASSVVASPRRVCQQCRRLPSPSVPAVSSPALAECASSVVACPRRVCQQCLRLPSPSVPAVSSPALAECASSVVACPRRVCQQCRRLPSPSVPAVSSPALAECASSVARPW, encoded by the coding sequence ATGCTGTGTTTGCCAGCAGTGTCGTCGCCTGCCCTCGCCGAGTGTGCCAGCAGTGTCGTCGCCTGCCCTCGCCGAGTGTGCCAGCAGTGTCGTCGCCTGCCCTCGCCGAGTGTGCCAGCAGTGTCGTCGCCTGCCCTCGCCGAGTGTGCCAGCAGTGTCTTCGCCTGCCCTCGCCGAGTGTGCCAGCAGTGTCGTCTCCTGCCCTCGCCGAGTGTGCCAGCAGTGTCTTCGCCTGCCCTCGCCGAGTGTGCCAGCAGTGTCTTCGCCTGCCCTCGCCGAGTGTGCCAGCAGTGTCTTCGCCTGCCCTCGCCGAGTGTGCCAGCAGTGTCGTCGCCTGCCCTCGCCGAGTGTGCCAGCAGTGTCGTCGCCTGCCCTCGCCGAGTGTGCCAGCAGTGTCTTCGCCTGCCCTCGCCGAGTGTGCCAGCAGTGTCGTCGCCTGCCCTCGCCGAGTGTGCCAGCAGTGTCTTCGCCTGCCCTCGCCGAGTGTGCCAGCAGTGTCGTCGCCTGCCCTCGCCGAGTGTGCCAGCAGTGTCTTCGCCTGCCCTCGCCGAGTGTGCCAGCAGTGTCTTCGCCTGCCCTCGCCGAGTGTGCCAGCAGTGTCGTCGCCTGCCCTCGCCGAGTGTGCCAGCAGTGTCTTCGCCTGCCCTCGCCGAGTGTGCCAGCAGTGTCGTCGCCTGCCCTCGCCGAGTGTGCCAGCAGTGTCGTCGCCTGCCCTCGCCGAGTGTGCCAGCAGTGTCTTCGCCTGCCCTCGCCGAGTGTGCCAGCAGTGTCTTCGCCTGCCCTCGCCGAGTGTGCCAGCAGTGTCTTCGCCTGCCCTCGCCGAGTGTGCCAGCAGTGTCATCGCCTGCCCTCGCCGAGTGTGCCAGCAGTGTCTTCGCCTGCCCTCGCCGAGTGTGCCAGCAGTGTCTTTGCCTGCCCTCGCCGAGTGTGCCAGCAGTGTCTTCGCCTGCCCTCGCCGAGTGTGCCAGCAGTGTCTTCGCCTGCCCTCGCCGAGTGTGCCAGCAGTGTCTTCGCCTGCCCTCGCCGAGTGTGCCAGCAGTGTCTTCGCCTGCCCTCGCCGAGTGTGCCAGCAGTGTCGTCGCCAGCCCTCGCCGAGTGTGCCAGCAGTGTCGTCGCCTGCCCTCGCCGAGTGTGCCAGCAGTGTCTTCGCCTGCCCTCGCCGAGTGTGCCAGCAGTGTCGTCGCCTGCCCTCGCCGAGTGTGCCAGCAGTGTCTTCGCCTGCCCTCGCCGAGTGTGCCAGCAGTGTCGTCGCCTGCCCTCGCCGAGTGTGCCAGCAGTGTCGTCGCCTGCCCTCGCCGAGTGTGCCAGCAGTGTCGTCGCCTGCCGTCGCCGAGTGTGCCAGCAGTGTCGTCGCCTGCCCTCGCCGAGTGTGCCAGCAGTGTCGCCCGCCCCTGGTGA
- the LOC126184202 gene encoding cell surface glycoprotein 1-like — protein MQSPVPSAPPQSLAPHSPTQSPAPSMPTELPPLSMPMQSPVPSAPPQTLALHSPAQSSAPSMPTELPPPSLPIESPVPSAPPQSLAPHSPAQSPAPSMPTELPPLSMPMQSPVPSAPPQSLALHLPAQSSAPSMPTELPPPSMPMESPVPSAPPQSLAPHSPAQSPAPSIPTELPPLSMPMESPVPSAPPQSLAPHSPAQSPAPSMPTELPPLSMPMESPVPSAPPQSLAPHSPAQSPAPSMPSEFPPLSMPIESPVPSAPPQSLAPHSPAQSPAPSMPTELPPLSMPMESPVPSAPPQSLAPHSPAQSPAPSMPSEFPPLSMPIESPVPSAPPQSLAPHSPAQSPAPSMPTELPPLSMPMESPVPSAPPQSLAPHSPAQSPAPSMPTELPPLNMPKELSTPSTPTESPAPSMPTESPALSMPTELLAPSMPIELSIPSTPTESPAPSTPTQSPVSSTLLLSSSPMLSPLPSVTKLSPVPSLSPEPSLSPVPSLSPEPSLSPEPSLSPVPSLSPEPSLSPELSLSPVPSLSPELSLSSEPSLSPVPSLSSVSRLSPAPSLPLVLSAPSLSPTLRALPLSPSVSAPSQSSTLSAPTLSPMLSAPTLSPAVSMPRLSPVMSVSMLSHSPSMPSLSPALSAPALSPAPGLSPLPCAPMMSPALSATTVACTEHAKSHNGVTCANTVTHTDAVAHAERDSAVACAEWVNAVARSEHINAVTRTKCTNTVIRTEPASTVAHAESTSTVTRAERDSTVTRAKCTNTVARARCLLYDKRDSGVKCSHFASVRANLFNRITNRLDKPTDFSMKGGLNILPKGRFAKEEEEEEEEEEDISNDEVSGRPQDKTAAADNISEIPLSQPINLLLSDGQWTDDGITASQLLVLGESHGIQI, from the exons ATGCAGTCACCCGTGCCAAGTGCTCCACCGCAGTCGCTTGCACCGCACTCGCCAACACAGTCACCCGCTCCAAGCATGCCTACTGAGTTGCCCCCACTGAGCATGCCAATGCAGTCACCCGTGCCAAGTGCTCCACCGCAGACACTTGCACTGCACTCGCCAGCACAGTCGTCCGCTCCAAGCATGCCTACTGAGTTGCCCCCACCGAGCTTGCCAATAGAGTCACCCGTGCCAAGTGCTCCACCGCAGTCACTTGCACCGCACTCGCCAGCACAGTCGCCCGCTCCAAGCATGCCTACTGAGTTGCCCCCACTGAGCATGCCAATGCAGTCACCCGTGCCAAGTGCTCCACCGCAGTCACTTGCACTGCACTTGCCAGCACAGTCGTCCGCTCCAAGCATGCCTACTGAGTTGCCCCCACCGAGCATGCCAATGGAGTCACCCGTGCCAAGTGCTCCACCGCAGTCGCTTGCACCGCACTCGCCAGCACAGTCGCCTGCTCCAAGCATCCCTACTGAGTTGCCCCCACTGAGCATGCCAATGGAGTCACCCGTGCCAAGTGCTCCACCGCAGTCACTTGCACCGCACTCGCCAGCACAGTCACCCGCTCCAAGCATGCCTACTGAGTTGCCCCCACTTAGCATGCCAATGGAGTCACCCGTGCCAAGTGCTCCACCGCAGTCACTTGCACCGCACTCGCCAGCACAGTCGCCCGCTCCAAGCATGCCTAGTGAGTTTCCCCCACTGAGCATGCCAATAGAGTCACCCGTGCCAAGTGCTCCACCACAGTCGCTTGCACCGCACTCGCCAGCACAGTCGCCCGCTCCAAGCATGCCTACTGAGTTGCCCCCACTGAGCATGCCAATGGAGTCACCCGTGCCAAGTGCTCCACCGCAGTCGCTTGCACCGCACTCGCCAGCACAGTCGCCCGCTCCAAGCATGCCTAGTGAGTTTCCCCCACTGAGCATGCCAATAGAGTCACCCGTGCCAAGTGCTCCACCACAGTCGCTTGCACCGCACTCGCCAGCACAGTCGCCCGCTCCAAGCATGCCTACTGAGTTGCCCCCACTGAGCATGCCAATGGAGTCACCCGTGCCAAGTGCTCCACCGCAGTCGCTTGCACCGCACTCGCCAGCACAGTCGCCCGCTCCAAGCATGCCTACTGAGCTGCCCCCACTGAATATGCCAAAAGAGTTGTCCACACCAAGCACGCCAACAGAGTCGCCCGCGCCTAGCATGCCAACAGAGTCGCCAGCACTGAGCATGCCGACGGAGTTGCTCGCACCGAGCATGCCAATAGAGTTGTCCATACCGAGCACGCCAACAGAGTCGCCCGCACCGAGCACGCCAACGCAATCACCCGTGTCGAGCACACTGTTGCTGTCATCCTCaccaatgttatcacccttgccaaGTGTGACAAAGCTGTCTCCAGTGCCATCACTGTCTCCAGAGCCATCGCTGTCTCCGGTGCCATCGCTGTCTCCGGAGCCGTCGCTGTCTCCGGAGCCGTCGCTGTCTCCAGTGCCGTCACTGTCTCCAGAGCCGTCGCTGTCTCCAGAGTTGTCACTGTCTCCAGTGCCGTCGCTCTCTCCAGAGCTATCGCTGTCCTCGGAGCCATCGCTGTCTCCAGTGCCCTCGCTGTCTTCAGTGTCGAGGCTGTCACCTGCACCATCACTTCCGCTTGTGCTGAGCGCACCGTCATTGTCGCCCACGCTGAGGGCCCTGCCACTGTCGCCCTCAGTGAGTGCACCATCTCAGTCATCCACTTTAAGTGCACCTACACTGTCACCCATGCTGAGCGCACCGACACTGTCACCTGCAGTGAGCATGCCAAGACTGTCGCCCGTGATGAGTGTGTCAATGCTGTCACATTCACCGAGCATGCCATCACTGTCACCCGCGCTGAGTGCGCCAGCACTGTCACCCGCACCAGGACTGTCTCCCCTGCCGTGTGCGCCAATGATGTCACCTGCATTGTCCGCTACCACTGTTGCCTGCACTGAGCACGCCAAGTCTCACAATGGTGTCACCTGTGCCAATACTGTCACTCATACCGATGCTGTCGCCCATGCTGAGCGTGACAGTGCTGTCGCCTGTGCAGAGTGGGTCAACGCAGTCGCCCGCAGTGAGCATATCAATGCTGTCACTCGCACTAAGTGCACCAACACTGTCATCCGCACTGAGCCCGCCAGCACAGTTGCCCACGCAGAGAGCACCTCCACTGTCACTCGTGCCGAGCGTGACAGCACTGTCACTCGGGCCAAGTGCACCAACACTGTCGCCCGTGCCAG ATGCTTGCTATATGACAAAAGAGATTCTGGTGTTAAATGTTCACATTTTGCTTCAGTAAGGGCAAATCTATTCAACAGAATAACAAACAGACTAGACAAACCGACAGACTTTAGCATGAAAGGTGGCTTAAATATTCTTCCTAAAGGAAGATTTGCAA